From Pseudomonadota bacterium:
ACCCGCTTGTCACGGATCGCGGCACGCACCAGCGGTTCGTTATCGCGGATGAAGCTGATCTCAAGCACGGCGGTTGGAATCAAGCACGGCGGTTGGAATCAAGCACGGCGGTTGGAATCAAGCACGGCGGTCAAGGCCCGTTCCCGGTGGCGCCAGCAAGGTCAGGCAGCGAAGCCATAGCAGCGCAGTTTCGGGACGCCAGCGGCGGTCCGACCCGTGCCGTTGCCCGTCTTGGCTACTGATAGTATCCAGCATCCCGAACACACGAGGCACAGCATGGCAATCGATCTGGGCAAGAAGGCTCCCGCTTTTACGCTAAAAAACGAAGACAACGACAAGGTCGCGCTCGCCGACCTGCGCGGCCAGTGGGTCGTGGTCTATTTCTACCCGAGGGATGACACACCGGGCTGCACCACGGAAGCGTGTGAGTTCACCTCAACCATTCGGATCTTCGACAAGCTCGGAGCGAAGGTGCTTGGAGTGAGTCCGGATGACTGCGAGACCCACAAGAAGTTTGCCCTGAAGCACGGACTCAAGGTGGGCCTCCTGAGCGACCCAGACAAGAAGGTGATGACCAAGTACGAGGCGTGGGGCGAAAAAAACATGTATGGCAAGAAGACGGTCGGAGTGATTCGGTCCACCGTCCTCATCGACCCCCAAGGCAAGATCGCCCATCACTGGAGACGCGTGAAGGCCAAGGGGCACGCCGAGCAGGTTAGGCGAAGGCTCGAGGAGCTCCAGACAGGCTGAACCGCTAGCGTCGCGCCGAGAGCCGGCGCCCAGCCATGCGGCTCATGCGGCGGCGGTTCTTTGCTTTGAGCTTCGCTCGGTAGCGGTTGCTGCGCTTGCGGTTGCGCTGTCGTGCTGTGCCGGTCTGGTGGAGGTACATCGTGCTTTCCCTGAATCGTTTGGGTTTGGCCAATAGCAACCGGTCGAGACCGGCCGCGCGGACTGGGGCCGCCCTACCCTAGCTAGGTTGGTCGAACCAGCTCTGGATGTTCTGCGCGAAGATCACGTCACCAGTGATCCTGAGCTGCCCAGCCATGAAGGCTTGCATGCCGTCGAGATGACCGGTAACGAAACGCATGAAACAGGGGAGATTGAGGCTGAGCGTGACGCGTGCTGACGCTTCTACGCCTTTGTTCAGCGAGCACTGACCGTCAGCCACATGCAGCTGATAGCTCCGCACCTGGTCCGGGCATTCCACGTCGAACTGGATGACGGCGCTTTGGCCAGACGCCTTGTCAGCGTTGAAGGCCTCCTGCATCCCTTCGAAGACTTGGTCGAGCACGCTGTCGATGCCCCTGTCCTGGAGTGCGCTGACGATCTCCGCATCGCTCTTGTCTCGAATGGATTCGCGAATCTGCTCGGCATTCGTGAAACGTGCCATCTGCGCACTCCTTTGGACCAGCGCCCCGGCGAACAGCTCCTGTGCCGCCCTCCGCTCTAGCTTCACCAGCCACCGCCCTGTGCTGTGGCCATCGTTCAAGCGCAACTCCAGCTAGATAGGCCGTCCGATCCTACGGTGTCAAGGATCCGCGCGCGCGGCCTGATGTAGGTGAATGCCGTATAGCTGACTACATGAACTGCTGGGCAGGACCGATTTTCTGCTAAAGTTGGATGCTGGAGCGTCCGAAGACGAGACCGGAAGGGTGCACCTCGGCCCCCGGCACTCTGGCGAGACCCATGATCGGCCTCCTCTCAGGACAATTCGTCGCCCCAACGGGGGCGGAAGCAGCCGCCCGCGCTGGCGCCAATCCGCTTCCCCGGGCCCTCCAGTCACGGGATCTGGCCGCTCGCGTGGAGCAGCCCCTCGAAGCCGACCGCAGCAAGGAGGAGGATGGGCGCCGCGCGGACGAGCGCCGCCTCGAAGATACCCGGCAGCCAAGGACGATGCGGGGCGGCCATGCTGGGCGGGCGGCAACGGCCCGCGGCTATTCGGAACCGGCACAGTCTCCTTCGCTCGGAGATGGGGAATTCCCACCCGCCACCAAGGAAATGCAGAGACGGCTGGCAGCGGCCAACGCCGAGCTGGCGGCAACCCAGCATCGATTCGCGCAGCAACGGCAGCAGCGCGTGGAGCGGCGTCTGGAACAGGAAGCACACCGCGAGGCCGTAAGGGAGCGCATCGAGGAGTCGAGCGAGCGGCTGCTGGCTGGTCAGGGCAGGATCGACGGCGCACAAGAGACACTCTCGGCGCGAGCGCGTGACGCTAGCGGGTTTGCTGCACCCGGACCCGGACCACAAGAGGCTGTCGAACGGAAACGGAACGAACGCGCCGCGCTTGCAGCCGAACGTGTCGCCGAGGCCGCTGCCATCGTGGCAGAGCGTGCAGCCGAGGCCGTGGATGATGCAGCCGATTCGGGTGGTCCACTGCCGGATCGGGCTTCGCCCAACCCCCCTGCATTCCCCCCGGACGCCGACGTTTATCCGGTGCAGGGTGGCGTGCAACGAGGGTTCGAGGCCTATCGAGCCCAAACGCCGCAGCGTGCTTCGACGCCCCCGGAGAGACCGCCCGGTGCGCGCTCCGGCATCGACCTACTGGCGTAGTCGCTGCACTGTTGCGAGAACCCGAGGCCTGAGCTACGTAACCCCTGAGGGTCCGCGGAAGCATAACTCGTGTGTTTCGGCGAGGACTGGGCGCCGCTGGCGAGGCGCGACGACGAGGAGCATTGGGGATACTTCGAGGAGGAGCAACATAGCCGGCGGTGGTCAGAGCCGGCGAAACGGATCAGCTATTCTTCCGCGGGCCCTCAACGCCTGGGGTGGGGACTCGTAAGCCGAGGTAGCAGTATGCGCGCGAGCGTGCGTTCAGTGGCGGCAACACAGGGGATCGAGGTCATCGCTACGGCCA
This genomic window contains:
- a CDS encoding peroxiredoxin, which codes for MAIDLGKKAPAFTLKNEDNDKVALADLRGQWVVVYFYPRDDTPGCTTEACEFTSTIRIFDKLGAKVLGVSPDDCETHKKFALKHGLKVGLLSDPDKKVMTKYEAWGEKNMYGKKTVGVIRSTVLIDPQGKIAHHWRRVKAKGHAEQVRRRLEELQTG
- a CDS encoding SCP2 sterol-binding domain-containing protein; translated protein: MARFTNAEQIRESIRDKSDAEIVSALQDRGIDSVLDQVFEGMQEAFNADKASGQSAVIQFDVECPDQVRSYQLHVADGQCSLNKGVEASARVTLSLNLPCFMRFVTGHLDGMQAFMAGQLRITGDVIFAQNIQSWFDQPS